A window of Nicotiana sylvestris chromosome 8, ASM39365v2, whole genome shotgun sequence genomic DNA:
ATGGCCATTCGTCTCAATCACGAGTGGAAATGCCTTGTTTTGATGGAGTTGACCCTTGCGCATGGTTGAGGAAGTGTGAAAGGTTTTTCCAACATAACCACATCACTGATCCATACCAAAAGCTTGAGGAGGCAGTCCTTCATCTCAATGGTAAGGCTGAATCTTGGTTCTTTTCCTATCACATAAGTAAAGGAGTAGTTAGGTGGTCAGATTTTACTACTGAAATCTGTAGTAGATTTGAGGGTGCATCTAACAGCAAATTAAACCTAATTGGGGAATTCAAAAAAATAGAGCAAACAGGGTATGTAGATGAGTATTTGGAGAAATTTGAAGAACTCAAAGCGTGGGTGTTGATAAGGAATCCTACTATACCAGAAGAATTCTTCCTAGAATTTTTCATAGAAGGattaaaagaagaaattaggCATACAATTAAGATGTTGGACCCCTATTCATTCAACAAGGCAGTAGAGAAAGCCAGGTATAAGGAGAACCTATTGGAAGCTGTCACTAAGGCTGGGAAATTTCAGGGGAACAAGAGATCAACTACAGGATACTATACTCAACCTATTAGAAGTTCACTTGGGGGTTCCAGTTATGCTAACAACAAACTGTTTGAGAGTAGAAAGGCTCAAAGTTtgtgttataagtgtggagaaAAGTGTCATCTTGGGCATCAATGTAAACCTAGACAACTTAATGCTATATCAGCTGCTACTAAAGAAGAAGTAGAGGAGGCCCTACATCAAGAGGAAACAATGATGATATCAGAAGAAGAGATAGTGGATGAGGTAATAAGCCTAAATGCACTATCTGGCACTGAAGTTCCCAACACTATTAAATTGAGAGGTGAAGCCAAAAAGAATTCCCTAACTATTTTACTGGATTCAGGAAGCACACACAGTTTTTTGGATATGGAAGCAGCAAGGAAAATAGGTTGCCTTATTTCAGAAGTTGTGCCTATGAGGGTGATAGTAGCAAATGGCAACTACTTAATGAGTTTGTACATTTGTCACAAATTCAAATAGAAGATGCAGTAAGAATAACTAAATTGGGTGGCAATGACATGATATTAGGGGGTGATTGGATGAAAAGGCATAGTCCAGTCCTACTTGACTTTGTGGAGTATAAGGTGCAAGTAACTCACAAAGGGAAGAGGGTAGAACTTAAAGGGATTTACAACCAAACAGAACTTAAGAGCTTATCAACCAATGGAGTGAGAGAAATACTGAAGAAAGGGCAGGCCATATGGTCTCACTTATTCACAATTTCAGCAGAAGAAGTGAAGGAATCAAGTCTCATACATGCAACTATTGACAAGGTGCTGAAGCAGTTCCCAGATGTCTTCATGGAACCAACATCCTTGCCTCCCAAAAGGGGTCATGACCATTATATTCCTCTAAAATCAGATGCAGTTCCGGTAAGTATTAGACCCTACAGATAtagttttttccaaaaaaatgaaATAGAGAAACAAGTGAGTGAAATGCTCAACAATGGTATTATACAGCCAAGTCATTCCCCATTTTTATCCCCTGTTTTATTAGTCAAGAAAAAAGATGGGAGTTGGAGGTTTTGCATTGATTACAGAGCTCTAAACAATATGACTATAAAAGACAAGTTTCCTATACACTTAGTTGATGATTTAATGGATGAGTTATGTGGGTCATGCATATACTCTAAAATAGACTTAAgggctggatatcatcagataaGGATGGGGGAAAAGGACATTTATACGACTGCTTTTAGAACACACTTGAGACATTATGAATTTATAGTAATGCCCTTTGGACTGACTAATGCTCCTGCCACTTTTCAGTTACTTATGAACCATGTTTTTAAAGATTATCTTAGAAAATTTGTATTGGTGTtctttgatgatattctagtatacaACTCTATTATGGAAGACCATGTTCTACATTTAAGAAAGGTACTGGAGATATTAAGGAAGGATCAACTTTTTGCTAAGCTGTCCAAGTGTTCTTTTGGCCAGACCAAGGGGGAATATTTGGGACACATAATAATATGAGAAGGAGTAGCCACAGATCCTTCAAAGATTGAGGCTATGGCTTCTTGGCCTACTCCTAAAACCATTAAGGCCCTTAGGGGATTTCTGGGCTTGACATGTTACTATAGGAGATTCATCAGGTCTTATGGTATTATAAGCAGACCCTTAACCAATTTGCTGAAGAAAAATGGTTTTCATTGGATTGCAGAGGCTGAGAGCTCATTTCAAGCCCTTAAACAGGCCATGTCCAGTGCACATGTGCTAGCATCGACAGATTTCAACAAGTCTTTCATAATTGAGACTGATGCTTGCTATAAAGGGATGGGAGAAGTACTAATGCAAGAAGACAGACCTATTGCTTTTTTCAGCAAGGCTCTAGCTCCTAGACACTTGGGATTATCTACAAATGAGAAGGAATTCATGGACTTACTATCAGCTGTGGATAAatggagacattatctccaaggaGGCCATTTTATAATAAGAACAGACCATCACAGCTTAAAGTTTCTACTGGAGCAAAGAGTAACCACTGCTCTGCAACAGAAGGGTTTGACCAAATTATTAGGACTCGATTATGAAGTCCAATATAAAAGGGGTGCTAAAAATAAGGTGGCCGATGCATTATCCAGGAGACAAGAGGAAGAATCATCATTGTTTGCCTTATCTTCTACTGAGCCTACTTGGATGAGCGAGGTAGAGCACAATTATGAGCATGATTCTGATGCTCACAAATTGATCACTGAATTGATAACAAATACCCATAACAGTTCCAACTATACCTTACTGTAGGGGATTTTGAGGTATGACCAGAAAATCTACATTGGAAAGGGAACAGACCTAAGAACCAAGATTTTTCAAGCAATGCACCAGTCTCCCTTGGAGGGACACTCGGGACAACAGGGTACTTACAAAAGGATGAAGATGATTTTTTACTGGCCTAATATGAGAACTGATGTCTATAAATGGGTTTCAGAATGTGATACTTGCCAAAGGGTAAAGACTGAAAATATACATACACCTCAACAACCTTTACCAATTCCTGAGTTACCATGGCAGGACATAGCCATGGACTTTTTGGAAGGACTACCTTCTTCAGGACACAAAAATGTTATACTAGTGGTGGTGGATAGGCTTACCAAGTATGGCCATTTCCTAGCTCTCAAACATCCTTTCACTGCACAAGATGTGGCTAATCTATTTTTGAAAGATATCTACAAACTACATGGTTTGCCTAAGTCAATTATTTCAGATAGAGACAGTGTGTTCACTAGCCAGTTTTGGCAGAGACTATTCAAGTCCATGGGGGTCAAGCTGAACATGTCCACCTCTTACCATCCTCAAACAGATGGGCAGACAGAGAGATTAAACAGATGCTTGGAAGCATATCTCAGCGCTATGGTGTTTACTAATTCGAAACAGTGGGTGAAATGGTTACCATTAGCAGAATGGTGGTACAACACTAATCATCACAGTTCCTTAAAGACCACTCCTTTTCAGGCCTTTTATGGTTTTGCCCTACCTCAAATTCCCTTGGGGCCACTACCTCAACCATCTCAAAAACCGGCGGGTACTTGGATAGCACAAAGACAACAGATGTTGCAGATCCTTAAAGACAACCTCACTCAAGCCCAAGCAAGAATGAAGTTTTATGCCGATAATATCAGATCTGACAAAGTTTTGGAGGTGGGTGATTGGGTTTACCTAAAGCTTCAACCTTACAGGCAAGCTTCAGTCGCAGTAAGAAAGAATCTTAAGCTAAGTGCTAAGTTCTATGGGCCTTACAAGATACTACAAAGAATAGGGTCAGTGGCTTACCGATTGGAGCTACCACCGGGATCTTAAATCCACCCTGTGTTCCATGTCTCTTAGTTGAAGAAGCGTGTAGGTCCGGACATCATTCCACATCCATAACCACCGATCTGTGATAGGGTTGGTTGCATCTTAGTCCAATCAGTAGCAATCTTGCAAAGGAAGATGGTGAAGGTGAATAACATAGTGAGTGTCAAGGTTTTAGTTCAATAGGCTAACTTGAAGGCGGAGGATGCAACTTGGGAAGATTGGGGATACCTCAAAAGCAAGTTCCCAGAATTTGTGGCTAGTCTCTGACCTTGAGGACAAGGTCATTGTTTTCATCGGAGGGGTATTGTTAGATGTCGGCTAGAGatgaaatgaagaaggaaattagGTAAATGAAATAAAGCCGCACGTGAGAAGCACATGATAAAGTGGACGGCTGAGATATTTCAATAAAATAAAGGGCTCAGATTTGTTATTAGCTCACTAACGGACTTGGGCTAGCTGAAGGAGTTTATAACCGAAACTGGGCCTAACGAATGGGCAGTTATGATCTGGTAAAATTCTATTATTCCTCTCTTCAATTCTATCTCTAACCTTCTCACTCTCTTCTCCTTCTCTCTAACAACCGTCATTGATTCTACAAGTGAAAGCTTGGAGCTCAATGGAGATTAGAAGCCATTTGGATTAAGCTTTTATTCTTAAAGTGAATTTACATTCTCAATCGTTGATTCATTTGTAACATTTGACAATCCAATAAAATTCACCATTTCAGTCCCAATTTGCATTTCAAATCATTAGTATATTACATCTAAGGATTATGTTTTTGTCCTGACCCAAACTAATTAGGGTCACGTGAGATGCACCTGCTTACTCTCATATATAGTACACATTCGTATAAGGGGTATTAGTTTTTGGTGAATATTCAAtatctcttcttcctcttttctcTCTCTAACTATGTTTCCGTGGAGTCTACTTCTGATCtctccttcttcctcttctcatTCCTCTTCTATCTCCTTCTCCTTAATTCTTCTTATCAATTGAATTAGGTAGTTCAATTTAGGATTTGATGTATTGATTCCCAAGCTTGTAACTGATTGTACAAATTCGTTTGATCAATAAAACTTCCAATTTATTTTCAAGTCGTGAGTACATTACAGTTTTGTTATGGCAGAAAAGTATTGAATCTAGTCTCAAGTTAATCTTCAGAGCTAATGGATGACTTTATTTGCCACATCATTTTAGCTTATGTCTTGACATTATTTTGCATAGCTATTTTGTTGTTCTGGCCTCTCATCAAAGTTTTTGTCTGTTAagattattttatctctaataaTATATTGCTGTCTTTTCGTTTATTTGCCTCAACTTTCAGAATAGATGTAATGCCTTTTTATATTTGTAGAGTTTCAGGCTTCATAATTTCGTCATTAGACTCTTTATTCGTCTTAAGATATGGATCCGCACATTAACAACTTAATTTGGGAGTTGCAAAACGGGGAAGATGCTAGAAGTCAATCCATCTTTGACAATCTAAAGTTAACGCTCTTTTGCTTGACACTAACAAGGAGGGTCATTTACATGCGCTCACACCAGTTGTAAGAAATAGACTAAAATATTTTATGGTTGATGTTGAATTTGAGAATAATTCTTGCTTGGCCATTGTTCATTAAATTTGATCTATTGTTGCTTGATGAACCCACGTTGTGTTATTTCTTTTTTAGAATGTACATGTACATTTATTCATTCATAGAAATTATTTAGTCTTTTGCATGGAGAATAACATACTAgaacttttgttttcttttgcatGCAGAATAGCATAGAACTTATGTTTTCCTTTCCTTGCAGAAACATCTTGATCTGCATGCTGTCTAAAGTAATACGTGGGTTCATGCTTGTTCTGATATCTCATAAACCTATCTTTGCTTCTTTCTTCAGGAAGTCACAAATATTATCCATCTACAAGATCAGAAATTGAGTATCAAAAAAGGAGACTATGCTACATCCAAAAGGACAGGAGAAGAGTTTGTTGTTGTGACTGTCAGCTTCAACAAGTCTGTCGATTGTCGAGTCATAGTCAAGATCAAGATTTATTTGATAGGACATACACAATGACATTCAAGCTAACCTTTTAATAGTTCTCACTGTATATTTCAATGTGAAGGGACTGACTCCTTTTTACTACTTGTGGCGCTACCAAAGCAAGGATGGAGTCGACATTGCTGCGAAATTTGTGGTGCAGAACTTTTGCTGGTGCCACTGTCATCTACTGTGATGAGGTGGCTGTAATGGAGAGGGTTTCCAGTGAAGAAGTGTTACCAAAGGATTTTCCACTAGTTTGACGTCCGGAACAGCTGTTTAGAACTCTTGGTTCACAGACTTTCTTATATATGAGTATATTTTTTAGCATGCTTCTATTCCCATATACTTTGATACTTTCTGGTTTATACTCCATTACTTTTGCTCGTAAATTATATTGGTGTCTAACGTTTACGTGGCAAGTTTGGTGGATGATATGAGAATTATACTTTTGTAGATTGTCTTTTATTGTATTTCTTTGGCATAATATTTGTTTGCTCTGGTCGAGGGAGAGCCAGTTTTTAGATTCCATAGGAGTTACTATAAAACATGCCTCAGTTTCAATTTCTTATGTCTATTATGTTTTTTTATTGAAGTCTATAGGCTGCCTCCAACTGACTTTTTGGCAGTAAATCAGGGGCCTTGTTTCCTGGTTTAGTGACTTTTTTTACCGCTGGCATGCCAGTAAACGTGGTTTTCTAGTTAATTGCTACCTGTAATTGCTTCAGTCTCGAGgtcaaatcaaaataaaatagttatcCACTCATATTATCTATCAAAAATGGGTTGAATAATGAACCATTTAAAAACGGGTCGAATATGGATAAAGAACCATATTATTCCCTTAGAAAATGGTTAACCAAAAAAATAACTAatgtgtttaacttttacatttgtaaagcctcaaattggagtTCCTCAAATTTGGAAGACTAGGAATTCTCTCATAAATGATCATATttaagaagccatggataatatggatatccatattatccgccggataAACCCGTTTTTATCCGTCTCAAATATGGATCAGATcggataattttttttttaaattacccGTTTTGACCCGCTCATATTCGATCTGATCCGCTCGTTTGCCACCCCTAGTCACACTTGACCTTGAATGACATAGGTCCATTCATCTGCAGTCAAAGTTTCGGGATCAGGCATATGaagattaattatttttttaccaCTTTTATTTTCTGAACGTGCCTTTGTACATACTACAAAGTGTTTTATTTGAATTCCCTCCTAACACAGCTTGCTATTCCCTTAACACACAAAAAAGTTTCACTCTTTGTTAGAGCAAACCTGTCAAAATATGCGATCTGTTTACCCTTCTAGTTTCTttcttgttttgttgttgttgttattgttgttattgttgttaataGAGCGTATTAGATACAAACAATTCATATAAGCTGACCCTCTCTAATTTAGGATAGAGGCGTTGATTATACAAATGTTTGTTTGTTAGAATTTCTTCTGTCAAAATCATTTTGAAGGTGTTAGTGTTCTCAAATTATTTGCACCAGTTCAAGATAAACACTACTTAGTGCAGTGAATCAGAAAAGAGGCTGTCTAAGCACAATTTTCATTTCACTAGAAATCTTCTTTTTATTTACTAGGAGCTTTCAACAAGAATCGACAGTCGCAAACTGTAGACATCGAAATTTTAACGGATCAAGCCAAATCCTAAATTAAAGATATTACAGGACTATTGAAATCCTAGACGTATATTAGGGTTTCTTGGAGGTTACTCTACCCTAAACCCTAACTCACTCCTCTTTATCGACCGTCGCAAAGAAGTGACTCAAAATCTCATATACTCTTGGGAtattcacaaagagatcaaaATATGGCCGGATACTTCTTGACAATCAAAGAGTTCAAGAAGCTGGAGATCAAATATATCCCCAAGAAGTCTGCAtcatcctacattcgagaaaTACGCGGTTTCATCCCTCGAATCACGGAGATAATCAGGAGAGAAGAATCAAGGGAGAAGCAGAATTGTACTCACAATTaattagtaaaaatatttttctcttattttgtgaTTGCAGTTTATTTTTCATATGTTGAAAATTAGTTGCAAACAAATTGGTACGTCCAGTTAGACCAGTTCTGCTCTTCATCTCTTCCTCCTGCAAATAAAAAGCTTCAAGTTTCAAGATTATCTGTTGCGATAATCGGGTACTTCAAGTTTCGTCTTCAAGTTTCAACAAGCCTGCACATTGGCAAACCTTGAAGTAGGGGCATTTGTAGACACTGAAATTTTAATAGATCAAGATAAATCCTAAACTCAAGATAACTCCTgaaatattaggagtctattagggtTACTTGGTGACTACTCCACTCAAACCCTAATTCACGCCTATAAATAAGGCTACATGTGTCCTTCAAGAAGATTTGAGCAATTCCATAAACTCTAAGAATATGCACAAAAAGATCAAATATGAGATCTCCGAAAATGCATGAAACTCTTGAAATATTCATTAAGAGATCAAAGACATGTCAAATATGTTTTGCTTAAAGTTCTATTTTCGAAAAATACGCCGCTAAGGCCCTCGAATCATGTAGAATAAATCGGATGGAAGAATCAAGGGATAAACAGAGCTGTAACCTACAATGTTTATcaataaaattctttttctttataGTTGTTTGTGATTGCGGTTTTATTTTTCTCTgcataaatttgttataaacaacaATATTTAGATAAATTGTATTATTTGTCGTTATTTCATGATATCATGTCCTAATAATATGAAGAGTAAACTTGCAatattttaaaggaaaaataagGTATGAGgtaatattattatataaaaaggtagggtagATGATCAAAtaggattatttaataataaaaaaaggttagatgagagaaaaataagataatgacgcgaccacaccaaatcggtcgttccATAAATTATACTTTTCGTCATTACGTAACGACAGATTTAATGATATACAATAAAATTTATACTACAATccaaacaaatatttttaaaataacaatacgatacaatataaTAGGTAATAACTAACAACCATCCAAAGAAGCCGAACAACTTATCATTCTATAATGTATTATCAGATCTACTTCTCTGCTACTTATTTCTATGGAAATTTGGTTCTTAGATTTTTTGTTTGTGCTTATACCAGCTAAACTCTTCGTCCATTTGAAAACGAGAAAAATACAAAGAATTCAGAGGAAGAAAATAAAGGATTATCGACCCTTTGTCATCCACGAGGAAAAACATTGGAATAGTACTTAAACACCTAgactttgtaataatattatagGAAGTATGGAACAAAATAGGTGCAATTCACAAGTTGGTAAATTATCAAAATTATAGGACAAAAGAAATCAAAGAGATGAATAATAAATGAATTAGGGATATGATAAAAAAAACTTTAattaatatatttaaaaatttatGCATGCTTGTAATAAGTCATAATTACGTAGTAACctcaaaataatttaataatgtaTACTAGAATTTGTGTTGTCTCAAATAATTTAGTTTTGAGGTATTATTGATCGAGGTTGGTAAAATCAAACTAGAATTTGAACTgaatatgaataaaattcaaataGAACAAATTTTTCCTCAAAATAGAGTATAAccttaagaaagaaaaagagctCTAACCAAGATTGAAGTAATTCTCCTTTTTTCCCTACAATTTAGTATTCATACAAATGTGTAGACATAAAGTTGTGAActtttacagcttgtttggatggttgttacacatcgtttcataatgtatcgtatcgtattgtattgtattgtactgtatcgtttgataaatacaatgtttggatagattgtgtcgtttgTCATCGTTTCGTGATATCACGcaccagcaatatgaagaataaacttgcaatattataaagaaaattacgatacaaggtaaaattactatataaaaaagtagggtaaatgataaaataaaataatttaataataacaaagggtgagattgagagaaaaagacaaggtaacgacgcgaccacaccaaatcggtcgttacataaagtgacacatttcgtcgttatgtaacgaTGGATTTAACattacgatacaataaaatttaagtaacaatcaaaacaaacattgtatttaaagtaacaatacgatacgatacaatgggtaacaaccatccaaacaaggcGTTAAGGCCCTTATAGCGTGTGTATGTGTGGTTTTGAAGTTTTATACTGTAGTAATTTAACTTGATTTTATAGTTTTATTATATTTATTGAATGTTGGGTATTGTTTGAATTTCTTTTACTTTTGGGATCTATAAGAAAAGTAGATTATAAacgaaaaataattaattccctTGTTTTACTGTGGGACATTATAGATGGTCTTTTGTTAAAAAATCTTGAATCTTTTGAGGCTGTTAAAGGCAAAGTTTGAATCTTTTCTGTGAAAGCATTTTGGTTTTGAGTCTTTAGAAAGCATTTTGGTTTCGTTTTCGATGAACAAAATCtctctctccctttttttttttttttttaattcgaatacaattgttttcaatttttaaagaacgGTTAGGAGAGTACATTTCTAATCCAAACGGTTTAAATAATTAAATGTTATCCATATATAATTCTTTTTAAGAGAAGACTTATAGAATAACACAAGTTTCTTCTGATATTATTGGAGCAAAGCGTGTAAAAAGTCTATATTTAGATTAGCTCTAATCATAAAAAAAATTACACTGCTTCAATTAAAAATATCAAGGCCTAAGACTTTAAGCTTTACACGATCTTATCACACGATTCAATTGAAAATTTGTTCAaaagagtaaaaataaaaataaaaagatgtGCCTTTCTTATCTATAAAATAttcctttaataaaagaaacgaTTTTCTAAAACTGAATAATTTTTTAAGTGTCCAATAACACCGTTTATTGAGAAAAAAAAGATGTGCTtagaaaagggtattccttttatatttaaaaaaaatttatttcatTTTCTGAAACTTGAATATTTCTTCTTATGTAAGTGCCCAAACATAACAcaattaggggtcgtttggtatgagatATAAGAAGGTAtagggtggtataaaaatttaatatcaccttaatactttgtttggttaacaaatcaggtataagttatctcggtgttaattttaatactgggataacttataccttatagaaggtggggtaattagcaccggtataacttataccttcttcttagaaattatgcaattgtcattcttaatgcaacataccaaacaatgaataaacaacaatctcaTCATAACTAATCCCAACATAACTTTATCCCAATTAACTTATATCGGTATATTATACCGGTATAAAttgtattccaaccaaacgatcCGTTAATATGGATTCATGGTGAAACTTTGAGGCATACCTGGTGGGGGGAAAGTGTCATATTTCAGAAGTTGGAGGGAATTTTAACAATTTTCAAGTTTTCGGCAACTATAAATTAAGGACACAAGTTCCACAGTCGACCTGAACTAGGGTTTTTGGTGTTTTGTGGCTGTGCAGATATTGGGCGAAATGGGAGAAGAGAGAGAAGTAATATTCAGAGATATAAGACGATATTACTGTGAATTTTGTGGGATTTGCCGCTCCAAACAGTCCCTTATCTCCTCTCATATCCTCTCCTATCATCAAGTATGTGTTTCTTCTTTTCTGGATTTACGTTTTGCTTTGCATCCAATTAATCAATTTATCACTTACTTAATAAGCTGCAAATAGATCTGGCTGTTTTTACTAGCTCTCTTGTATTCTAAAGTTGATAATGAGTAATTATTAGCTTAATTGACCAGAAATAAAATGTGAAATTTGTTTGGTTCACGGACTACTTATAATAGATTGTTATGCCTGGAATAAATAATACACGAATTATTATGTTTTTGGATTTCTATACTAGTATTATTGTCTTTTTATGTGCTCTTTTTCGTTTATTGGAAAACAAGTGTTGTATTAGTAGCACAGAGTTTTATATGTATTGAATATACCTATTCATCAAAAAAAACGAGGCCTTTAACGTGTGTTGTGTAGTATAAATTGGGAATCATAGGTGAACATAAAATTGAAGATTTTCTTGTGGTTGAGCTTAAACTTTTAGTTATGTGTTTAGAGAGATGTTGATTTGGTTAGTCAGAGGAAGGGAAAACCGAAATGGGTCCTGTTTTTTTTAATAGGATGAAATGGAGAAGCGGAAAGATGAGGCAAATGAAGATGCAAAGATAAAGAAATGTCCAAAACTGAATATTTGTGAAGAATGTGGTGTGAGCTTTCAGAAGCCTGCTCATTTGAAGCAGCATATGCAGAGTCATTCACTCGAGGTATCTTTTGTGTGTGTTCTTCGTTTGTGATGTTGACGAGCTCTTATTACTTTACTGGGAGTTCAGTTTTGAGGTTATAATAAGCCTTCATATTTTctgatttatttttttatatacattTAATGTTTAACGACTTTGCAGATTGAGGTAATTTGAGAAATATTGTGGAATTATGTGAAGGTGTGAAGCATTGGATCCCGCATAAAGAACTCCAAAATGCAAGAGGCAGGTATCTTTCCTTGACTGGATCAGTATCAGGAAGGGGGACCTCCTGAGAAGCTCCATCAAGTGAGCCTCAATCACGCCTTATAATCTTGGTGGTTAGAGACTCATCCCAGTTCCCCCTCCTCCCAAATACCAAAAAAGCTTATCTTTTCTCTCCATTAGCATATGTGGACTTTGGTCA
This region includes:
- the LOC138876421 gene encoding uncharacterized protein; the encoded protein is MGENRDISGGRNNGHSSQSRVEMPCFDGVDPCAWLRKCERFFQHNHITDPYQKLEEAVLHLNGKAESWFFSYHISKGVVRWSDFTTEICSRFEGASNSKLNLIGEFKKIEQTGYVDEYLEKFEELKAWVLIRNPTIPEEFFLEFFIEGLKEEIRHTIKMLDPYSFNKAVEKARYKENLLEAVTKAGKFQGNKRSTTGYYTQPIRSSLGGSSYANNKLFESRKAQSLCYKCGEKCHLGHQCKPRQLNAISAATKEEVEEALHQEETMMISEEEIVDEVISLNALSGTEVPNTIKLRGEAKKNSLTILLDSGSTHSFLDMEAARKIGCLISEVVPMRVIVANGNYLMSLYICHKFK